A window of the Trichoderma asperellum chromosome 6, complete sequence genome harbors these coding sequences:
- a CDS encoding uncharacterized protein (EggNog:ENOG41), whose protein sequence is MTQYDSIGSSYDVVETLPYRAIEKDNVHLAIKPFLRPHMSVLEFGCGTGYYSSALVSWGVTHLTSMDISAVMLDSAMTRLSSEISSGKVQFEKGDGTVPTSFAPDKSTGYFNMAFGAWFLNYASDKATLVSMFKSISLNLKRDGFFVGIVPHPTDDFDERIKSYQKAPLNKLLPRNQYTEELSSGDGWTSRVFLSEDGVDFMTWHLKKSIYEEAARLGGMNGKFEWRREILPEHAKERFGLTNEEWKIRVANPHFGILLVWKN, encoded by the coding sequence ATGACACAGTACGACTCTATTGGCTCATCTTATGATGTTGTTGAGACACTTCCGTATCGAGCTATAGAAAAGGATAACGTCCACCTGGCAATAAAACCGTTTCTTAGGCCACATATGTCTGTTCTTGAATTCGGCTGTGGTACAGGGTATTATTCATCTGCTCTTGTGTCTTGGGGGGTGACCCATTTAACGAGTATGGACATCTCAGCTGTCATGCTTGACAGTGCGATGACTCGGCTTTCATCCGAAATATCTTCTGGAAAGGTGCAGTTTGAGAAAGGAGATGGAACGGTACCTACGTCTTTCGCTCCCGACAAGAGCACAGGTTACTTCAACATGGCCTTTGGCGCTTGGTTTCTCAACTATGCCTCGGATAAAGCAACATTAGTATCCATGTTCAAGAGCATTTCCCTTAATCTCAAACGAGATGGTTTCTTTGTAGGGATTGTTCCACACCCCACTGACGATTTTGACGAACGAATTAAATCGTATCAAAAGGCTCCTCTTAATAAACTTCTGCCGCGCAATCAATACACAGAAGAGCTTAGCTCAGGAGATGGGTGGACGTCCCGTGTGTTTTTAAGTGAGGACGGAGTGGACTTTATGACTTGGCatttgaagaagagcatttATGAAGAAGCAGCTAGGTTAGGGGGTATGAATGGTAAATTTGAGTGGAGGCGTGAAATACTACCAGAACAcgcaaaagaaagatttGGTTTAACAAATGAAGAGTGGAAAATCAGAGTTGCGAATCCGCATTTTGGGATATTACTCGTTTggaaaaattaa
- a CDS encoding uncharacterized protein (EggNog:ENOG41) translates to MYPEVHTVSTNETWHYSRSTHFGLTSGGACGFGLYGLCTKGSVTANWTDPMLGTTCDAFCTAYPLLCKDPAGTTLRGNFAAPNGDYYTQFWASLAGDLDNYLSCGECIELIQTKPDGTDYAVGEAGYTDPITLEIVDSCPCSANSKWCCGPGADHCGEIDFKYGCPLPAGSIHLDLSDIAMGRLQGNGSLNNGVIPTRYRRVQCPKLGNVYIWLRNGGGPYYFALTAVNTNGPGSVTKIEVKGSDSSTWVPLEHDPNYTSSRPQERYGSWVIPQGSGPFNLPVGVRLTSPTGEQIVNEQAIKTFTPPATADPNFYYIDIGVQFSKN, encoded by the exons ATGTATCCAGAAGTCCACACAGTTAGCACTAACGAAACTTGGCATTATAGT AGATCTACTCACTTCGGGTTAACTAGCGGCGGAGCTTGTGGCTTCGGCCTCTACGGTTTATGCACAAAAGGCAGTGTTACAGCGAACTGGACCGACCCAATGCTTGGTACAACTTGTGATGCTTTTTGTACGGCGTACCCTCTGCTCTGCAAAGATCCTGCGGGCACCACTCTTCGCGGAAATTTTGCGGCGCCAAATGGAGACTATTACACGCAG ttCTGGGCTTCTCTGGCAGGCGATCTTGATAACTACCTTTCTTGCGGTGAATGTATCGAACTTATCCAGACGAAACCCGATGGCACCGACTATGCTGTAGGAGAAGCTGGCTATACAGATCCAATCACCCTGGAAATCGTAGACAGCTGCCCCTGTAGCGCGAACTCCAAGTGGTGCT GTGGTCCCGGCGCTGATCACTGTGGAGAGATCGATTTCAAATACGGCTGTCCTCTTCCTGCTGGCAGTATTCATCTTGATCTCTCTGATATTGCCATGGGCCGATTACAGGGCAATGGTTCTCTCAATAATGGTGTCATTCCAACACGTTATAGGAGAGTACAATGCCCCAAGCTTGGTAATGTGTATATATGGCTTCGGAATGGTGGAGGGCCGTACTATTTCGCACTCACCGCTGTCAACACCAATGGGCCTGGGTCTGTCACAAAGATCGAGGTTAAAGGCTCAGATTCAAGCACTTGGGTCCCCCTTGAGCATGACCCCAACTACACCAGTAGCCGTCCACAAGAACGCTATGGTAGCTGGGTAATCCCGCAGGGATCGGGGCCTTTCAATCTGCCGGTTGGAGTTCGTTTGACTAGCCCAACAGGAGAGCAAATTGTTAACGAgcaagctataaaaactttcACCCCACCAGCGACAGCAGACCCCAACTTCTATTACATTGACATTGGGGTACAATTTAGTAAGAATTGA
- a CDS encoding uncharacterized protein (EggNog:ENOG41), whose protein sequence is MAFTKEKVEFKTQDGTVLRGNLTSPGVPNAPAITIMIAGLTFLKEHGGAETAVVFNKAGYATLFYDHRHWGSSDGLPRQHVNLFQQAEDLSDAITYMASRSDIDGDRIAIWGIGHGAGVVVQAGAYDKRAKAAMGISPFFSCEADMLRFPPGAYQEAWEERASRIANPNLEPKYVPILAESMGMAERSPQASIIGNPQGFLLRSIFKPLSDAAGTPWENKLTLESLYWQSKFEPTTWIHLILPRPVYWVATDAPLLPNYQA, encoded by the exons ATGGCATTTACAAAGGAAAAAGTCGAATTCAAGACGCAAGATGGAACGGTCTTACGCGGAAATTTGACGTCTCCTGGCGTACCGAACGCACCcgctattactattatgaTTGCAGGG CTTACCTTCCTTAAAGAGCACGGCGGAGCTGAAACTGCAGTAGTATTCAACAAAGCTGGATATGCTACACTGTTTTATGATCACCGGCACTGGGGATCTAGCGACGGGCTGCCACGGCAACATGTCAACCTCTTCCAGCAGGCTGAGGACTTGTCGGATGCAATCACCTACATGGCCAGTAGGTCAGACATAGATGGCGACCGCATTGCCATTTGGGGTATCGGCCATGGCGCAGGAGTCGTCGTGCAAGCCGGGGCTTACGATAAACGTGCAAAGGCGGCAATGGGGATCTCGCCATTCTTCTCTTGTGAGGCCGATATGCTTCGATTCCCTCCTGGCGCCTATCAAGAAGCATGGGAGGAGCGAGCCTCGCGCATTGCAAACCCCAACCTTGAGCCAAAATACGTTCCGATCTTGGCGGAATCAATGGGGATGGCAGAAAGGAGCCCACAAGCCAGCATCATTGGAAACCCTCAAGGATTTTTGTTGAGATCAATTTTCAAGCCGCTTTCAGATGCCGCGGGGACGCCGTGGGAGAACAAGCTTACTCTAGAGAGTCTATACTGGCAGAGCAAATTCGAGCCGACTACATGGATACATTTAATCTTACCCCGCCCTGTGTACTGGGTCGCGACTGATGCTCCACTGCTACCGAACTATCAGGCTTAA
- a CDS encoding uncharacterized protein (EggNog:ENOG41) yields MGTGTGIWLLDVAHQVPSTVQLDGFDISDRQFPHEASRPDNMSFRTLDAFSQVPEELIGKYDIVHLRLWCCIVKDCNTAALIQHATRLLKPGGYLQWDEADLGQMHIKGPEAEAVSALDRIVRSILHFDYAWIQDLPNRSKEAGLEVLKFKTEPFSKTCISIVTRTCIMAYFTGMETLYKFSNASLPPRNEAEAAVTALVEALKHGAVYHWTPVSLLARKKIVS; encoded by the exons ATGGGTACAGGGACCGG TATATGGCTGCTAGATGTAGCTCATCAGGTTCCTTCGACAGTACAGCTGGATGGTTTCGACATCTCAGACAGGCAGTTCCCCCACGAGGCTAGCAGGCCAGATAACATGAGTTTCCGGACCCTCGATGCTTTTTCTCAAGTACCTGAGGAGTTAATTGGGAAATATGACATAGTTCATCTGAGACTTTGGTGCTGTATAGTAAAAGATTGCAATACGGCCGCCCTCATTCAGCACGCTACTCGGCTATTAA AACCGGGGGGTTATTTGCAGTGGGATGAAGCAGACCTTGGTCAGATGCACATCAAAGGTcctgaagctgaagcagtTAGTGCCCTTGATCGCATAGTCCGATCAATCTTGCACTTTGATTACGC ctgGATACAAGATCTTCCCAATCGCTCAAAAGAGGCTGGTTTGGAAGTTTTGAAGTTCAAAACAGAGCCGTTTTCTAAGACCTGCATATCAATCGTTACTAGAACGTGCATAATGGCTTATTTTACGGGTATGGAAACcctttataaatttagcaatgcatctctgcctcctcgtaatgaggctgaagctgcaGTGACTGCGTTAGTTGAAGCACTTAAACATGGCGCCGTCTATCATTGGACGCCGGTCAGTCTCCTAGCCCGAAAGAAAATTGTATCATAA
- a CDS encoding uncharacterized protein (EggNog:ENOG41~MEROPS:MER0001320~SECRETED:SignalP(1-24)), producing MKLITGIAVSALLCADAVLAGVAANRGLARRLARRAGRRSAPYRNDALHATVQSNWGGAILEGSGYSAASATVNVPTGGGGSSAAGTAWVGIDGATCDSAILQTGIDWYGDGTYDAWYEWYPEYSADFSGIDISAGDQIAMSVVATSLTGGSATLENLSTGQKVTQNFNQVTAGSLCETSAEFIIEDFEECNEDGSDCQFVPFASFSPAVTFSSASATHNGKTVSLSGAVLTEVEINNKDVTKCSVSGSTLTCSYV from the exons ATGAAGTTGATCACTGGAATTGCCGTCTCCGCGCTTCTCTGCGCTGATGCTGTATTGGCTGGCGTTGCAGCAAATCGTGGCCTAGCTCGACGACTTGCTCGTCGCGCCGGTCGTCGTTCAGCACCTTACAGGAATGATGCTCTTCACGCCACCGTGCAATCTAACTGGGGTGGTGCTATCCTCGAGGGTTCAGGATATAGTGCTGCTTCGGCTACTGTGAATGTCCCAACGGGCGGCGGCGGATCCAGCGCTGCAGGCACGGCATGGGTAGGTATTGACGGAGCCACCTGCGACTCTGCAATTCTACAGACTGGAATTGATTGGTATGGAGATGGTACATATGACGCTTGGTACGAGTGGTATCCTGAGTATTCGG CCGATTTCTCTGGCATTGATATATCTGCAGGAGATCAGATTGCTATGTCTGTAGTAGCTACATCTTTGACTGGTGGCTCTGCCACTCTGGAGAATTTGAGCACTGGCCAGAAAGTGACTCAGAATTTCAACCAGGTTACTGCTGGTTCACTGTGCGAGACAAGCGCCGAATTTATTATTGAGGATTTTGAAGAGTGCAACGAAGATGGTAGTGATTGCCAATTCGTACCTTTCGCCTCGTTCAGCCCTGCAGTTACATTCAGCTCTGCTTCAGCCACGCACAACGGCAAGACTGTTTCCCTTAGCGGAGCTGTCCTCACCGAAGTCGAAATCAACAACAAGGATGTTACGAAGTGCTCAGTTTCCGGTAGCACTCTGACTTGCTCTTATGTTTAA
- a CDS encoding uncharacterized protein (EggNog:ENOG41): MASRSDIDGDRIAIWGIGHGAGVVVQAGAYDKRAKAAMGISPFFSCEADMLRFPPGAYQEAWEERASRIANPNLEPKYVPILAESMGMAERSPQASIIGNPQGFLLRSIFKPLSDAAGTPWENKLTLESLYWQSKFEPTTWIHLILPRPVYWVATDAPLLPNYQA; this comes from the coding sequence ATGGCCAGTAGGTCAGACATAGATGGCGACCGCATTGCCATTTGGGGTATCGGCCATGGCGCAGGAGTCGTCGTGCAAGCCGGGGCTTACGATAAACGTGCAAAGGCGGCAATGGGGATCTCGCCATTCTTCTCTTGTGAGGCCGATATGCTTCGATTCCCTCCTGGCGCCTATCAAGAAGCATGGGAGGAGCGAGCCTCGCGCATTGCAAACCCCAACCTTGAGCCAAAATACGTTCCGATCTTGGCGGAATCAATGGGGATGGCAGAAAGGAGCCCACAAGCCAGCATCATTGGAAACCCTCAAGGATTTTTGTTGAGATCAATTTTCAAGCCGCTTTCAGATGCCGCGGGGACGCCGTGGGAGAACAAGCTTACTCTAGAGAGTCTATACTGGCAGAGCAAATTCGAGCCGACTACATGGATACATTTAATCTTACCCCGCCCTGTGTACTGGGTCGCGACTGATGCTCCACTGCTACCGAACTATCAGGCTTAA
- a CDS encoding uncharacterized protein (SECRETED:SignalP(1-23)~EggNog:ENOG41), producing the protein MLRRLSLLALAGLVSRSAQQSCAAVYGQCGGIGWSGATCCVSGAQCSALNDYYSQCVPSTGGNGPTGSSSLATSIPHSQSSSSASSIPHSQSSSVGQSTGVSTYTTTDTSTVALHSQSPYPSIAASSCGAWTLVDNVCCPSYCATDDTSESCTCSDCTTPPSADCKSGTMYPEVHTVSTNETWHYSRSTHFGLTSGGACGFGLYGLCTKGSVTANWTDPMLGTTCDAFCTAYPLLCKDPAGTTLRGNFAAPNGDYYTQFWASLAGDLDNYLSCGECIELIQTKPDGTDYAVGEAGYTDPITLEIVDSCPCSANSKWCCGPGADHCGEIDFKYGCPLPAGSIHLDLSDIAMGRLQGNGSLNNGVIPTRYRRVQCPKLGNVYIWLRNGGGPYYFALTAVNTNGPGSVTKIEVKGSDSSTWVPLEHDPNYTSSRPQERYGSWVIPQGSGPFNLPVGVRLTSPTGEQIVNEQAIKTFTPPATADPNFYYIDIGVQFSKN; encoded by the exons ATGTTGCGTAGACTTAGCCTATTGGCACTGGCGGGCCTTGTTTCTCGCTCGGCCCAGCAGAGCTGCGCGGCCGTATA TGGCCAATGTGGAGGTATTGGATGGTCCGGGGCGACATGCTGCGTTTCTGGTGCACAATGCAGCGCGCTGAACGACTATTATTCTCAATGCGTCCCATCGACT GGTGGCAACGGCCCTACTGGATCATCGTCTTTAGCTACCTCGATCCCTCACTCTCAATCGTCGTCCTCAGCTTCCTCGATCCCTCACTCTCAATCATCATCTGTGGGACAGTCAACCGGCGTGTCCACATATACCACCACTGATACCTCTACTGTTGCTCTCCATTCACAGTCTCCTTACCCAAGTATTGCTGCGTCCAGCTGCGGCGCATGGACCCTGGTTGATAATGTGTGCTGTCCATCATACTGTGCCACCGATGATACCTCAGAGAGCTGCACCTGCAGTGACTGCACTACACCACCTTCGGCAGATTGCAAATCCGGAACTATGTATCCAGAAGTCCACACAGTTAGCACTAACGAAACTTGGCATTATAGT AGATCTACTCACTTCGGGTTAACTAGCGGCGGAGCTTGTGGCTTCGGCCTCTACGGTTTATGCACAAAAGGCAGTGTTACAGCGAACTGGACCGACCCAATGCTTGGTACAACTTGTGATGCTTTTTGTACGGCGTACCCTCTGCTCTGCAAAGATCCTGCGGGCACCACTCTTCGCGGAAATTTTGCGGCGCCAAATGGAGACTATTACACGCAG ttCTGGGCTTCTCTGGCAGGCGATCTTGATAACTACCTTTCTTGCGGTGAATGTATCGAACTTATCCAGACGAAACCCGATGGCACCGACTATGCTGTAGGAGAAGCTGGCTATACAGATCCAATCACCCTGGAAATCGTAGACAGCTGCCCCTGTAGCGCGAACTCCAAGTGGTGCT GTGGTCCCGGCGCTGATCACTGTGGAGAGATCGATTTCAAATACGGCTGTCCTCTTCCTGCTGGCAGTATTCATCTTGATCTCTCTGATATTGCCATGGGCCGATTACAGGGCAATGGTTCTCTCAATAATGGTGTCATTCCAACACGTTATAGGAGAGTACAATGCCCCAAGCTTGGTAATGTGTATATATGGCTTCGGAATGGTGGAGGGCCGTACTATTTCGCACTCACCGCTGTCAACACCAATGGGCCTGGGTCTGTCACAAAGATCGAGGTTAAAGGCTCAGATTCAAGCACTTGGGTCCCCCTTGAGCATGACCCCAACTACACCAGTAGCCGTCCACAAGAACGCTATGGTAGCTGGGTAATCCCGCAGGGATCGGGGCCTTTCAATCTGCCGGTTGGAGTTCGTTTGACTAGCCCAACAGGAGAGCAAATTGTTAACGAgcaagctataaaaactttcACCCCACCAGCGACAGCAGACCCCAACTTCTATTACATTGACATTGGGGTACAATTTAGTAAGAATTGA
- the CBH1 gene encoding Exoglucanase 1 (CAZy:GH7~SECRETED:SignalP(1-17)) gives MYQKLAAISALLAAARAQQVCTSQAETHPALSWSKCTSGGSCTTQAGKVVLDANWRWTHAYPSGNNCYNGNTWDATLCPDDETCAKNCCLEGADYSGTYGVTTSGNQLTIDFVTQSQNKNVGARLYLMASDTAYQEFTLQNNEFSFDVDVSQLPCGLNGALYFVSMDADGGASKYPTNLAGAKYGTGYCDSQCPRDLKFINGQANVEGWQPSSNNANTGIGGHGSCCSEMDIWEANSISQAVTPHPCETVGQVMCDGDACGGTYSSNRYGGTCDPDGCDWNPYRLGNHTFYGPGSSFTLDTTKKLTVVTQFTSSGINRYYVQNGVKFVQPNAQNVNGYTGNTLNSAYCAAEEATFGGTSFSDKGGLTQMNQALSGGMVLVLSLWDDYAANMLWLDSTYPTNDTASTPGAARGTCSTSSGVPATVEQQSPNSKVVFSNIKFGPIGSTGGNSTTGTPTSTPGGPSSTGSSPGATQTHYGQCGGTGYSGPTQCASGYTCQVLNQYYSQCL, from the exons ATGTATCAGAAATTGGCCGCGATCTCGGCCTTATTGGCCGCTGCTCGGGCTCAGCAAGTTTGCACCTCTCAGGCAGAGACTCACCCGGCTCTATCATGGTCGAAATGCACATCTGGCGGAAGTTGCACAACTCAAGCGGGCAAAGTAGTCCTTGATGCAAACTGGCGATGGACTCACGCTTATCCTAGCGGTAACAACTGTTATAACGGCAATACCTGGGATGCTACCCTATGTCCTGATGACGAGACCTGTGCGAAGAACTGTTGTTTGGAGGGAGCCGACTACTCAGGAACCTATGGAGTCACCACCAGTGGTAACCAGCTTACCATTGACTTCGTTACTCAGTCGCAAAACAAGAATGTCGGTGCTCGTCTGTACTTGATGGCATCCGACACTGCCTATCAAGAGTTTACTCTTCAGAATAATGAGTTCTCTTTCGATGTTGATGTGTCTCAGCTGCC GTGTGGCTTGAACGGAGCTCTATACTTCGTGTCTATGGATGCGGATGGTGGTGCATCCAAATACCCAACAAATCTTGCTGGCGCGAAATACGGCACAGGATACTGTGACAGCCAGTGCCCTCGTGACCTGAAGTTCATCAACGGCCAGGCCAACGTTGAAGGCTGGCAGCCATCTTCCAACAACGCCAACACTGGAATTGGTGGGCAcggaagctgctgctccgaGATGGATATCTGGGAGGCAAACTCGATTTCTCAAGCTGTGACTCCTCACCCTTGTGAAACTGTCGGCCAAGTTATGTGCGATGGCGACGCTTGCGGCGGTACTTACTCTTCCAACAGATATGGCGGTACTTGCGATCCCGATGGTTGTGATTGGAACCCATACCGCTTGGGCAACCACACTTTCTATGGTCCAGGATCTAGCTTCACTCTTGATACCACCAAGAAGTTGACTGTTGTTACGCAGTTCACTTCGTCTGGTATCAACCGATACTATGTTCAGAATGGTGTCAAATTTGTCCAACCCAATGCTCAGAACGTTAACGGCTACACTGGTAATACGCTCAACAGCGCTTACTGCGCAGCTGAGGAGGCAACGTTCGGTGGAACTTCTTTCTCAGACAAGGGCGGCCTCACTCAAATGAACCAAGCCCTTTCTGGTGGCATGGTTCTGGTCTTGAGCTTGTGGGATGAT TACGCTGCCAATATGCTCTGGCTGGATTCAACCTACCCAACCAACGATACCGCTTCTACCCCTGGTGCCGCCCGAGGAACCTGCTCCACCAGCTCTGGTGTTCCCGCCACCGTTGAGCAACAGTCCCCCAACTCCAAGGTTGTCTTCTCCAACATCAAGTTTGGACCTATTGGTAGCACCGGCGGCAACAGCACAACCGGCACTCCGACTTCGACACCAGGAGGCCCCTCCAGCACTGGAAGTTCTCCCGGCGCAACTCAGACTCACTACGGACAGTGCGGTGGTACCGGCTACAGCGGCCCCACTCAGTGTGCTAGCGGCTACACTTGCCAAGTCCTGAACCAATACTACTCTCAGTGCCTGTAA
- a CDS encoding uncharacterized protein (EggNog:ENOG41~TransMembrane:2 (i24-45o65-84i)) — translation MDVIVLVLPIPVILKLQMNRRAKFSVLAVFVLGAFVCITSIERLISLNFNATFILDFTWATGTSVIWTQVESTVGVICACAPSLRMPLSRFIPVLFGSSKQNESYELSDGIHYGMGPRSGNWNSQASRSKRRDEIEVGIDDLENYKSEGSEERIIGIKKTVSIDMTFQEGASEALMGANNLYPVV, via the exons ATGGATGTTATCGTCCTAGTTCTACCCATTCCAGTCATCCTAAAACTACAGATGAATCGCCGAGCCAAGTTCAGTGTATTGGCAGTATTTGTGCTTGGCGCCTT TGTATGTATAACGAGTATCGAACGCCTGATTAGCCTCAACTTCAATGCCACCTTTATTCTAGACTTTACCTGGGCGACTGGAACTTCAGTCATCTGGACTCAGGTGGAGTCAACGGTCGGTGTCATCTGTGCCTGCGCGCCGTCATTGAGAATGCCATTAAGTCGATTTATTCCAGTCTTATTTGGTTCCTCAAAACAAAATGAATCTTATGAACTGAGTGATGGCATCCACTATGGTATGGGTCCCCGGTCTGGGAATTGGAACAGCCAAGCTAGTCGATCGAAAAGACGTGATGAAATTGAAGTTGGCATTGATGATCTAGAAAACTACAAGAGCGAAGGCAGCGAAGAGAGAATAATTGGGATTAAGAAAACCGTTAGCATTGACATGACATTTCAAGAAGGGGCTAGTGAAGCACTTATGGGCGCCAATAATCTCTACCCAGTTGTATAA